The Streptomyces sp. NBC_00224 genome contains the following window.
GCGCCGCCGGCGGAGGAGATCAAGGTGGGGATGCAGATTCTGGAGTCGTTGAATCTGCGTCAGCGTCGTCTGGAGATTGTGTCGTGTCCGTCGTGTGGTCGGGCGCAGGTGGATGTGTACAAGTTGGCGGAGGAGGTCACGGCGGGTCTGGAGGGTATGGAGGTGCCTTTGCGGGTCGCGGTGATGGGGTGTGTGGTGAACGGGCCGGGTGAGGCGCGTGAGGCGGATCTGGGTGTGGCCTCGGGTAATGGCAAGGGGCAGATCTTCGTGAAGGGTGAGGTGATCAAGACGGTTCCCGAGTCGAAGATCGTCGAGACGCTGATCGAAGAGGCGATGAAGATCGCCCAGGAGATGGAGGGGGAGGGCGTCGCCTCCGGCGTCCCGAGCGTCACCGCGCGGGGCTGACCGGCACCACCGAGAGCTGAACGGGATCCGAAGGGGGCTCCAGCGTGACGATCTTGGAGAATGTTCGGGGGCCGCACGACCTGAAGGCGCTTGACGGCGCCCAACTCGCCGCGCTGTCCCAGGAGATCAGGGATTTCCTGATCCACGCGGTGGCGCGGACCGGGGGCCATCTGGGGCCCAATCTGGGGGTGGTGGAGCTCTCCATCGCCCTCCACCGGACCTTCGAATCGCCGGTCGACCGCATCCTGTGGGACACCGGGCACCAGAGTTACGTACACAAACTGCTCACCGGGCGCCAGGACTTCTCGAAGCTGCGCTCCAAGGGCGGGCTCTCCGGCTACCCCTCGCGCGCCGAGTCCGAGCACGACGTCATCGAGAACTCGCACGCCTCGACCGTGCTCGGCTGGGCCGACGGGCTCGCCAAGGCCAACAGCATCCTGAAGAAGGACGCCCATGTCGTCGCGGTCATCGGCGACGGCGCGCTCACCGGCGGCATGGCCTGGGAGGCCCTCAACAACATCGCGGCCGCCCGGGACCGGCCGCTGATCATCGTCGTCAACGACAACGAGCGCTCCTACGGCCCGACCATCGGCGGCCTCGCCAACCATCTCGCCACCCTGCGCACCACCGACGGGTACGAGCGGTTCCTGGCCTGGGGCAAGCAGGTGCTCCAGCAGACACCGGTGGTGGGGCGGCCGCTCTACGAGTCGCTGCACGGCGCCAAGAAGGGGTTCAAGGACGCGTTCGCGCCGCAGGGCATGTTCGAGGACCTGGGGCTGAAGTACCTGGGGCCCATCGACGGGCACGACATCGAGGCCGTCGAGTCGGCGCTGCGGCGCGCCAAGCGGTTCCACGGCCCCGTCCTCGTGCACTGCCTCACCGAGAAGGGGCGCGGCTACCAGCCGGCCCTGGACGACGAGGCCGACCGCTTCCATGCCGTGGCCGCGATGGACCCGCTGACCTGCGAGCCGCTGACGCCGTCCAACGGCCCCTCCTGGACCTCGGTGTTCGGCAAGGAGCTGGCCGCGCTCGGCGAGGAGCGGCCCGACCTCGTGGCGATCACCGCCGCGATGCTCCACCCCACCGGGCTCACCGAGTTCGCCGCGCGCTTCCCGGACCGGGTCTGGGACGTGGGAATCGCCGAGCAGCACGCGGCCGTCTCGGCGGCCGGGCTCGCCACCGGCGGCCTGCACCCCGTCGTCGCCGTCTACGCCACCTTCCTCAACCGCGCCTTCGACCAGGTCCTGATGGACGTCGCCCTGCACAAGTGCGGGGTGACGTTCGTCCTGGACCGGGCCGGGGTCACCGGGGTCGACGGCGCCTCGCACAACGGCATGTGGGACCTCTCCGTCCTCCAGGTCGTGCCCGGGCTGCGGATCGCCGCCCCGCGCGACGCGGCTCAGCTGCGGGACCAGCTGCGCGAGGCGGTCGAGGTCGACGACGCCCCGACGGTGCTCCGCTTCCCCAAGGAGGCGGTCGGCCCGGACCTCCCCGCGCTGGACCGCGTCGGCTCCATGGACGTGCTGCGCCGCGACGAGGACGCCGAGGTGCTGCTCGTGGCGGTCGGCGTCCTCGCGCCTGTCTGCCTCCAGGCCGCCGACCTGCTCGCCGGGCGCGGCATCCGGTGCACGGTGGTGGACCCCCGGTGGGTCAAGCCCGTCGACGAGCAGCTGGCGCCGCTGGCCGAGCGGCACGCGCTGGTCGCGGTCGTGGAGGACAACATCCGTACCGGCGGCGTCGGCTGGGCCGTCGGGCAGGCGCTGCGGGACGCCGGGGTGGACACCCCGCTGCGCGGCTTCGGCATCCCCGAGCAGTTCCTCGCGCACGCCAAGCGCGCCGAGGTTCTCGCCGACATCGGGCTCACCCCGGTGGAGATCGCGGGACGGATCAGCGGCGCCCTTGCGGCGCGCCAGGACGCCGCCGCGGCGGCCGAGAAGGAGAACGACGGATGACCGACGGCGGGCCCAAGGGCTTCGACCTGGCCCGGCTCCTCGCCGAGCGCGGGGCCGAGCGCTACGAGCTGCACACCAAGTACCTCAACCACCAGCTGCCGCGCATGCTGCACACCATCGGCTTCGACAAGGTCTACGAGCGGGCCGAGGGCGCGTACTTCTGGGACGCGGAGGGCCAGGACTACCTGGACATGCTCGCCGGGTTCGGGGTGATGGGCCTGGGCCGCCACCACCCCGTCGTGCGCAAGGCGCTCCACGACGTGCTGGACGCCTCGCTCGCGGACCTCACCCGCTTCGACTGCCAGCCGCTGCCCGGCCTGCTCGCCGAGAAGCTGCTCGCCCACAGCCCGCACCTGGACCGGGTGTTCTTCGGCAACAGCGGTACGGAAGCGGTGGAGACCGCCCTGAAGTTCGCCCGGTACGCCACCGGCCGGCCCAGGGTCCTGTACTGCTCCCACGCCTTCCACGGGCTGACCACCGGCTCGCTCTCGGTCAACGGCGAGTCGGGCTTCCGCGACGGCTTCGCCCCGCTGCTCCCCGACACGGCGGTCCCGCTCGGCGATCTCGCCGCCCTGGAGCGGGAGTTGAAGCGCGGCGACGTGGCCGCGCTGATCGTCGAGCCGATCCAGGGCAAGGGCGTCCACGAGGCGCCCCCCGGCTATCTGCTCGCCGCGCAGGAACTGCTCCACAGGCACAAGGCGCTGCTGATCGCGGACGAGGTGCAGACCGGGCTCGGCAGGACCGGCGACTTCTACGCGTACCAGCATGACAAGGGGGTCGAGCCGGACC
Protein-coding sequences here:
- a CDS encoding aspartate aminotransferase family protein, with the translated sequence MTDGGPKGFDLARLLAERGAERYELHTKYLNHQLPRMLHTIGFDKVYERAEGAYFWDAEGQDYLDMLAGFGVMGLGRHHPVVRKALHDVLDASLADLTRFDCQPLPGLLAEKLLAHSPHLDRVFFGNSGTEAVETALKFARYATGRPRVLYCSHAFHGLTTGSLSVNGESGFRDGFAPLLPDTAVPLGDLAALERELKRGDVAALIVEPIQGKGVHEAPPGYLLAAQELLHRHKALLIADEVQTGLGRTGDFYAYQHDKGVEPDLVCVAKALSGGYVPVGATLGKEWIFKKVYSSMDRVLVHSASFGSNAQAMAAGLAVLAVMEDEDVVANARVTGELLRSRLAALVDRYELLHDVRGRGLMIGIEFGRPSSMRLRGRWTMLQTARKGLFAQMVVVPLLQKHRILTQVSGDHLEVIKLIPPLTIGEREVDRFVEAFTAVMDDAHGGGSLMWDFGRTLVKQAVANR
- the dxs gene encoding 1-deoxy-D-xylulose-5-phosphate synthase; the encoded protein is MTILENVRGPHDLKALDGAQLAALSQEIRDFLIHAVARTGGHLGPNLGVVELSIALHRTFESPVDRILWDTGHQSYVHKLLTGRQDFSKLRSKGGLSGYPSRAESEHDVIENSHASTVLGWADGLAKANSILKKDAHVVAVIGDGALTGGMAWEALNNIAAARDRPLIIVVNDNERSYGPTIGGLANHLATLRTTDGYERFLAWGKQVLQQTPVVGRPLYESLHGAKKGFKDAFAPQGMFEDLGLKYLGPIDGHDIEAVESALRRAKRFHGPVLVHCLTEKGRGYQPALDDEADRFHAVAAMDPLTCEPLTPSNGPSWTSVFGKELAALGEERPDLVAITAAMLHPTGLTEFAARFPDRVWDVGIAEQHAAVSAAGLATGGLHPVVAVYATFLNRAFDQVLMDVALHKCGVTFVLDRAGVTGVDGASHNGMWDLSVLQVVPGLRIAAPRDAAQLRDQLREAVEVDDAPTVLRFPKEAVGPDLPALDRVGSMDVLRRDEDAEVLLVAVGVLAPVCLQAADLLAGRGIRCTVVDPRWVKPVDEQLAPLAERHALVAVVEDNIRTGGVGWAVGQALRDAGVDTPLRGFGIPEQFLAHAKRAEVLADIGLTPVEIAGRISGALAARQDAAAAAEKENDG